GCAATTTTTCAGCCAATGACTCATCGCCATCAGCTAAAAATAACGACGCAAATACAACACGGTCTTCATATCGTTCTAAATAACGTTGTCCATCATTGGTTTTTAATGCATACTGCGTATAAAATTTAAAAGCAGACATAAACGATTTAAAGCGGAACTTCATCGCATACGTGTCTTTCATCATTTTTTTGACAAATTCACGCGAATACTTTTCGATAAAGTCACGCTCTAAATACTCATTATCCATTAGATATTCTAATTTCTCATCTAAGGTGTAGAAAAATACCGTATTTGGATTCACATGTTCTAAAAAGTAGGCACGTACCGCTTCTTTATCTTTATGGAGCGGAATCTGATTATTAATCGGACGATTCAACTCATTATTCAATTTAAAGTACGTTACTTCTTTCGCCTTAGTCGCTAGTCTTGGTTTTTCCAAGTTTCTCCACCTCTTCTTTTAATTTTTTTACATCATTGGCATTGCCTTGAAATTCAAATAAATGTAATATTGGCACATTAAAGTCACGGCTCAAGTCTTTGGCAGTAAAACAGTATAAGGTATTAAAGTTGACATTGCCACCGCCAGCGACACCTTGTAAATAATGCCGATTATTGCCCGTTTCGACAAATTCCCATAACAAATCGGTCACTTCACGTTCGTACGTAGGCGCGACAATAATATACGGTTCCGTCACTTCCAACATTGGTGTATCAGCAAACAGTTCGATTGCCGGCCAGTCGAATTTCTTAATAAAGCGACGTGTTTGCCCCGTCAACGATAGATAAACCATTAACATAAAATCCCTCCAGTTTTTAGGATGATGACTCTGAGCCAATAGACAAAAAAACGACGGAGTGCCCTAGCACTCCTAGCTTGTAGTCGAATAGACATCTATTCTGCTCATACGAACCTTTCTTGTTATCAATTTGAATTTACAAAATACATTGACAACATTCACTCATCTATATTAGCACCGCCTAAGTTAAAAAGCAACAAAGAAGACCTTATCTTGTATTGAAACACTCAATCAAACACAAGATATTGTGTTTGATTGAGTGAATGTCAAGCACTATGGTCATTACGTTTAGTTAAACACATGTCTGGCACTACGGTTTTCATGTTTGATTGAGCACTTGTTAAGCACTACGGCTATTGTGTTTGGATAAACACGTGTCTGGCACTACGGACATTAATTTGGATTAAGCACGCATCTGACACTACGGTTATTAAGATAAACACAAGGCACTAGATTGGTAACAATACGGTCCCACGCAATAACTCGTTATTTGTTTTCACTACTCATCCGCCCAACCTATTTCAAAGTAATGGTCACCTTGCTGCACACGCTGTAAGATATTCCGGCTATATTCAATCAAATCATCGGGTAATGCCTCTTGATGAATCCATATCATTTCAGACACTTTCTCTGGTTCATTGATACGCACGACAGTTTTTTCTGCGTTTGTAATTTTTACGTGAAAATAAAAGTCATAATATACTTGATTATCAGTATTACGATGGGCGACTGCCATAAATCTCAATCGGTCTAAGTTAATCGCCAAACCAGTCTCTTCTAATAATTCACGACGTGCAGCTTGCTTAGCTGTTTCACCGGCTTCGACATGTCCAGAAGCACCCAAATCTAGCCATCCATCCCGATATCCCGTTTTAAGGCGGCGTTGTAATAAATAATGTGCTTCCTCATCTTCAATGACTAAAAAGACGGCACTCTTCGTTAAATATCGCTTTTTCATATTTTTAATCCTTTCACTTGACTTTGTTGGGTTACAATCGTAAACTTACAATATAGATTACAAACGTAAACGGAGGAGTTTTTATGGATAAACCAACAATTTCACCGGCTGAGTGGGAAATTATGCGTGTAGTATGGGCCCATCATCAAGTAACCAGTCGTGAAATCCTTCAAGTATTCCAACACATTTTAGACTGGAAAGAAGGCACGATTAAATCGCTCATTAACCGGTTAATTCAAAAGCAATTACTTATTCAAGATACATCAACGAAGCCGTATCTATATTCTGCTGCGATTAGCGAAGAAGCAGCGATGCAACAAGAGCTAGACGCCATACTCAGTCGCTGTTGCACGAAAGAACGTGGCAAATACATTCACTACCTCTTAGAGCAACAAGCGTTATCAAAAGACGATTGCCAGTTAATTCAACAAACAGCACAAGACAAATCCAATGATGCACCAGAAACCATTGCCTGTCAATGTCGAACTGGGCAATGTACCTGCTGTAAACACCATTAACTTTTTAATAGGGAGAGCATTTTTATGAAACAACAATTTCAAATCGAAGGCATGTATTGTGCCGGATGTGCAGCCAAAATCGAACAAAAATTAAATCAATTAACCGGCGTGAAAGAAGCGGTTGTCAACCTCGTTACCAACTCAGCAACGATTGATTATGATGACAATCAAGTCACTTTTACAACATTTCGTGACACAGTGGACTCACTTGGCTATCAATTAGTCGATAGGGCTGAACCCCATGTAGATAACCCTTCCCACATTCAAAATTATCACATAGAAGGCATGCATTGTGCTAGCTGTGCGGCTAAAATTGAACAAACCATTGGACAAATACCTAATGTACAAAAAGCTGCAGTCAACCTTGTCACTGAGCAATTAACAGTCATCTGGGATGACACTCCAGATGGGTCTGCCATCACAAACGCAGTTGATGCTGTCGGTTATCATGCCACACTCAGCGTTTCACCTCAAGAACAATTCATTATAGCACAACAAAATAAAGAAAAGCAGTTAAAGGAGCGAAAAACTCAACTCATCTATATGCTGCTCTTTACAGTGCCACTCTTTTATTTGACAATGGGGCCGATGATTCATCTGCCGATTCCAACCTGGCTTGACAGTCATCACCATTTATTACGTAATATGGTCGTCCAATTTTTATTAACGACACCAGTGTTATGGTTAGCTCGTGATTTATTTGTTAGCGGCTTTAAAGCATTACGCCATTTATCACCGAATATGGACTCACTAGTCGCTGTCGGTACGACAGCTGCGTATCTACAAGGTATCGGCATGTTAATTTATCATTGGCTGACACCAGCGACATCAACCAGTCATCCTGAATTGTATTTTGAATCGGCAGCCGTAATCTTAACCTTGATGAAATTAGGAAAATATATGGAAGATGTCGCCAAAGGTAAAACCAGTCAAGCTATCAATGAATTGATGGCACTCGCTCCCGATATTGCTTATCGTAAAACAAGTGATGGTAATGTCGAATCCATCCCGCTGTCAATGGTAAATATTGACGACACCTTAATCGTACGTCCTGGCGAGCGTTTAGGTGTGGACGGCATCATCACGCAAGGTCAATCATCCGTTGATGAATCAATGATAACTGGCGAAAGTTTGCCGGTATCTAAAGGAGTCGGAGACACAGTATCCAGTGGTAGTATCAATAAAAATGGTAGTTTCGCTTACCGTGTTACAGCGATTGGTCAAGAAACATTTTTATCAAAAATCATCACTCTAGTTCAAGAAGCCCAAGGATGCAAAGCAGAAATTGCTAAATTAGCAGATAAAATTTCGTTATATTTCGTCCCTACTGTGATGATATTAGCACTGATTAGTAGTATCAGTTGGTATTTCTTTGCAGATGCATCCTTTGAATTTGCACTTAAAATCTTTATCAATGTCTTAATTATCGCCTGTCCATGCGCCCTAGGCTTAGCGACACCGACGGCAATTATGGTTGGTACCGGATTAGCCGCAAAACATGGTATTCTCTTTAAAAATGGTACGGCATTAGAAACCGTGCATAAAGCTACAGCGATTGTATTAGATAAAACAGGTACCATTACAGAAGGTGTTCCAACTGTAATCGATGTCGATTTACACGATACTTTTGATGCAAACACCTTACTACAGCAAGTTGCCGCAATTGAATCCGTGTCCGAGCACCCGTTAGCAGATGCAATTGTGCAATATGTCAAAGACTTAGCTTTAGGCGAACTACCGGCGGTAACTGACTTTAATAGCGTGACTGGGATGGGGATTCAAGGAACGGTTCAAGGCAATACGGTAGCTATTGGTAACGCGAAAATGATGGCGTCGATTTTGACACTGTCAGATGATGCCATGCGCCGTTCTAAACAATTAGCAAAATTAGGAAAAACACCACTATTTATCGCAGTTAATCATCAATTTGCAGGAATTATTAGTGTCAGCGACCCGATAAAAGCTACAAGTAAAGAGGCTATTGAGCAATTGAAGCAGATGAACTTAACTACCTATATGGTCACTGGTGATAATCAACATACTGCCAATGCTATCGCCGCTTCACTGGATTTGGATGGCGTATACAGTGAAGTGATGCCGGCTGATAAAAGTTCGATTGTCAGCTCACTGCAAGAAAACCACACAGTACTAATGGTCGGTGACGGGATTAATGATGCGCCCGCTCTGGCTAAAGCAGAGGTTGGTATTGCGATTGGTTCTGGTACGGATATTGCGATTGAATCGGCTGATGTCGTTTTAATGCATAATCAATTGAAAGATGTCTTAACCGCCATTGAGTTGAGCCATGCCACCATTCGCACGATTAAGCAAAACTTATTTTGGGCATTTGCCTATAATGTGATTGGTATTCCAATAGCGATGGGCTTGGTGTACGCGTTATTTCATGGTCCATTATTAAACCCAATGGTTGCTGCTCTCGCAATGAGTTTTAGCTCAATTTCCGTATTATTGAACTCACTGCGTTTACGCTTCTTTAAACCTCGTAAATAAAGGCAATGTCAATAAGTATCCGGAAATAAATTGCTAAAAAATTTACGTGCCGGCAGTGCACTTACAGCATTAAAGTAAAGTAGAGGTACTCGGTTGAGTGCCTCTACTTTTTTACCTGAATTTCCGAACGCATAATTAGATTAATCGTAAT
The genomic region above belongs to Aerococcaceae bacterium zg-1292 and contains:
- the nrdI gene encoding class Ib ribonucleoside-diphosphate reductase assembly flavoprotein NrdI, with protein sequence MLMVYLSLTGQTRRFIKKFDWPAIELFADTPMLEVTEPYIIVAPTYEREVTDLLWEFVETGNNRHYLQGVAGGGNVNFNTLYCFTAKDLSRDFNVPILHLFEFQGNANDVKKLKEEVEKLGKTKTSD
- a CDS encoding CopY/TcrY family copper transport repressor, which produces MDKPTISPAEWEIMRVVWAHHQVTSREILQVFQHILDWKEGTIKSLINRLIQKQLLIQDTSTKPYLYSAAISEEAAMQQELDAILSRCCTKERGKYIHYLLEQQALSKDDCQLIQQTAQDKSNDAPETIACQCRTGQCTCCKHH
- the cadA gene encoding cadmium-translocating P-type ATPase produces the protein MKQQFQIEGMYCAGCAAKIEQKLNQLTGVKEAVVNLVTNSATIDYDDNQVTFTTFRDTVDSLGYQLVDRAEPHVDNPSHIQNYHIEGMHCASCAAKIEQTIGQIPNVQKAAVNLVTEQLTVIWDDTPDGSAITNAVDAVGYHATLSVSPQEQFIIAQQNKEKQLKERKTQLIYMLLFTVPLFYLTMGPMIHLPIPTWLDSHHHLLRNMVVQFLLTTPVLWLARDLFVSGFKALRHLSPNMDSLVAVGTTAAYLQGIGMLIYHWLTPATSTSHPELYFESAAVILTLMKLGKYMEDVAKGKTSQAINELMALAPDIAYRKTSDGNVESIPLSMVNIDDTLIVRPGERLGVDGIITQGQSSVDESMITGESLPVSKGVGDTVSSGSINKNGSFAYRVTAIGQETFLSKIITLVQEAQGCKAEIAKLADKISLYFVPTVMILALISSISWYFFADASFEFALKIFINVLIIACPCALGLATPTAIMVGTGLAAKHGILFKNGTALETVHKATAIVLDKTGTITEGVPTVIDVDLHDTFDANTLLQQVAAIESVSEHPLADAIVQYVKDLALGELPAVTDFNSVTGMGIQGTVQGNTVAIGNAKMMASILTLSDDAMRRSKQLAKLGKTPLFIAVNHQFAGIISVSDPIKATSKEAIEQLKQMNLTTYMVTGDNQHTANAIAASLDLDGVYSEVMPADKSSIVSSLQENHTVLMVGDGINDAPALAKAEVGIAIGSGTDIAIESADVVLMHNQLKDVLTAIELSHATIRTIKQNLFWAFAYNVIGIPIAMGLVYALFHGPLLNPMVAALAMSFSSISVLLNSLRLRFFKPRK
- a CDS encoding NUDIX domain-containing protein, with translation MKKRYLTKSAVFLVIEDEEAHYLLQRRLKTGYRDGWLDLGASGHVEAGETAKQAARRELLEETGLAINLDRLRFMAVAHRNTDNQVYYDFYFHVKITNAEKTVVRINEPEKVSEMIWIHQEALPDDLIEYSRNILQRVQQGDHYFEIGWADE